The Gemmatimonadota bacterium sequence TCGCCAGAATATAATCATCGCGTGGCACGCCCTTAAGTGCATTTCCGATAATCGTTTCACTCTCGCCATACGCAGCAGCCGTATCGAAAAAATTTATACCGAGATCCAGCGCGCGCTGCACCAATTGATTCACACCCGCCTGATCGACACCTGTATTTTGTCCCATTTGCGTAGGTCCACCGCCGCCAATCCCCATAATCGAAACCTTCAAACCCGTGCGCCCCAATATGCGATATTCCATAAAACCTCCTTTGAATGTATCCAATATAGGATATAGCAACACCCCTCGCCATTATTTTAACCAATGTCACCTTGACAAATCCCACAGGCAAAAGTATATTCGTACTAAATCTTACAGGGTCGTGCCATGATCCCTGAAACGCATACTTCAATCCTAAGGAGGCCACGTATGGCACGAGGAGTCAACAAAGTTATCTTGATCGGCAATGCTGGCGCCGATCCCGAGCTTCGATACACGCCAGGAGGCACAGCCGTATCGAACTTCAGCATCGCCACCAACGAAAGCTGGACCGACAGCGGTGGTGAAAGACAAGAACGCACCGAATGGCACCGCATTGTGGTATGGGGCCGTTTGGCTGAAATCTGCAACCAGTATCTGCGCAAAGGCAGCAAAGTCTATATCGAAGGCAAGTTACAAACGCGCAGTTGGGAAGGGCAAGATGGGCTAAAGCGCTACACCACCGAAGTAGTTGCCCGCGATATGCAACTGCTCGATGCTCGCGGTGAAATGGGAGGTGTGGATGGTGGCTATGGCGGCGCGCCTCAGGGTGACGGGTCTCAGGGAAGATCACAGCCAACAGATTCTGCATCGGACGACAAAGCCGCTTCAGATCCACCTCCTTATGCTGCAGACGACGACCTGCCATTTTAGTCGCGATACAAACGACAAAGCCCGCACGATTTCTGTGCGGGCTTTATTATTTTTTATACATCTGTGGAACCTAATCCCCTCTCCCCCGATAAATCTTCTGTATAGCCCCAACCAGAAAATCTTCGGCAACTTGAAAAATCTGCTCGCCCATCTCCGCCGTCGCAGGGCGCGGATCGCCCAACCCCCCGTGCTCGGTATTCTGATCAAACCGCTTGTACAGACGCAAACCAGGAATACTCTCCTGGCGGCGTTGCCCATCCCTGTGTAACGCATCTGTCTTCACCAGATCGGGATCTATCGCCATAATCATAGCGGTCTCACACTCGCCAGCATGTCCAGATCCCTTTGTCCCCAGCGACAAAATTTCATTAATTTTCTTATTCGACGGTTCGGCGTACGGCGTCGTCGTATAGAGATTGATATCTTCATGCCACTCCATAACGCGCTGGCGCAAAACCGAAATATTGGGCTCATTGCCCCCGTGGCTATTAATGAGCAGAAACTGCGTAAAACCGTGTTCAATCATACAAGCGAGAACATCGTTCATAATCGCCAGATGCGTCTCGGACGACGCAGAAACCGTACCGGGATACTTCATGTGATGCTGCGAATACCCCAGCCACATAACGGGAAGTATCAACACATCCCCAGACAACCGCTTCTCAATGCGATTGACCACCTCCTGAAGAATCATCGTATCTGTAAACACCGGCAAATGCAGACTATGTTGCTCAAGCGACGCCACGGGTATAATAACCACCAGATCCCGCGACAAAGCATCGACATCGGGAGAAGTCATATTGGCGAGAAACATAAAAACTCCTTAAA is a genomic window containing:
- a CDS encoding single-stranded DNA-binding protein; the protein is MARGVNKVILIGNAGADPELRYTPGGTAVSNFSIATNESWTDSGGERQERTEWHRIVVWGRLAEICNQYLRKGSKVYIEGKLQTRSWEGQDGLKRYTTEVVARDMQLLDARGEMGGVDGGYGGAPQGDGSQGRSQPTDSASDDKAASDPPPYAADDDLPF
- a CDS encoding creatininase family protein produces the protein MFLANMTSPDVDALSRDLVVIIPVASLEQHSLHLPVFTDTMILQEVVNRIEKRLSGDVLILPVMWLGYSQHHMKYPGTVSASSETHLAIMNDVLACMIEHGFTQFLLINSHGGNEPNISVLRQRVMEWHEDINLYTTTPYAEPSNKKINEILSLGTKGSGHAGECETAMIMAIDPDLVKTDALHRDGQRRQESIPGLRLYKRFDQNTEHGGLGDPRPATAEMGEQIFQVAEDFLVGAIQKIYRGRGD